Proteins from one Natrinema salinisoli genomic window:
- a CDS encoding response regulator encodes MSSHTPSEPIDVLLVEDNPGDVRLTREAFKTVDSEIEFHTVTDGREATTYFDICETDTASTDPDLVLLDLNLPRVNGIRVLELLRDELDYPPPPILVLSSSSADEDVRKSYDRAANAYLTKPDGPDEFDDLAHAIEDFWIESAHHPPAPS; translated from the coding sequence ATGTCCAGTCACACGCCGTCCGAACCGATCGACGTCTTGCTCGTCGAAGACAATCCGGGCGACGTTCGTCTGACTCGGGAAGCGTTCAAAACGGTCGACAGCGAGATCGAGTTTCACACCGTAACCGACGGCAGAGAGGCGACGACGTACTTCGATATCTGCGAGACGGACACCGCGAGCACCGATCCGGACCTCGTGCTCCTCGATCTGAACCTCCCGCGAGTCAACGGGATCAGGGTCCTGGAGCTCCTCCGGGACGAACTCGACTACCCGCCACCGCCGATCCTCGTCCTCTCGAGTTCGAGCGCGGACGAGGACGTCCGCAAGAGCTACGACCGCGCCGCGAACGCCTACCTCACGAAACCCGACGGCCCCGACGAGTTCGACGACCTGGCGCACGCGATCGAGGACTTCTGGATCGAATCGGCCCACCACCCGCCCGCCCCGTCGTAA
- a CDS encoding glucose-6-phosphate isomerase — protein MNVDIGNALASVASPGVSRDSLERLDEQVAAAHERIEAGMANEEHGYEALNLPQRTDPDEIRAAVEPVADAEALITVGIGGSSLGAATITNALESDTETVFLDNVDPEWVSSHLERLPLEETAINVVSRSGTTAETLANFLVVREAFEDAGVDWTERTIVTTGEAGPLRDLADRHDLPSLKVPDGVPGRFSALSAVGMVAAAVCGHDLEALLAGAAAERETLSGSLFDCPAYAYGATTYALDGRGAGINAVMPYAESLETSAEWFAQLWAESLGKDDLGQTPVRALGVTDQHSQLQLYRAGPRDKLVTFVTTQERTDRSIPATDVEDLAYLGDATLGELLEAEFEATEASLAAAGRPNVRVELERVDEYELGGLLYGMEAACVLAGELYGVNTFEQPAVEWAKNATRGLLGGGDFEEAEAVADKTELRIER, from the coding sequence ATGAACGTCGACATCGGTAACGCGCTGGCGTCCGTCGCGTCGCCGGGCGTCTCGAGGGACTCCCTCGAACGACTGGACGAGCAGGTCGCGGCCGCCCACGAGCGCATCGAGGCGGGAATGGCGAACGAGGAACACGGGTACGAGGCGCTGAACCTCCCCCAGCGAACCGATCCCGACGAGATTCGGGCGGCCGTCGAACCGGTCGCGGACGCCGAGGCGCTGATCACCGTCGGAATCGGGGGCAGTTCGCTCGGCGCGGCGACGATCACGAACGCCCTGGAATCGGACACCGAGACGGTCTTCCTCGACAACGTCGATCCCGAGTGGGTCTCGAGCCACCTCGAGCGACTGCCCCTCGAGGAGACGGCGATCAACGTCGTTTCGCGGTCGGGAACGACGGCGGAGACGCTGGCGAACTTCCTGGTCGTCCGCGAGGCCTTCGAGGACGCGGGAGTCGACTGGACCGAGCGGACGATCGTCACGACCGGCGAGGCCGGCCCGCTCCGAGATCTCGCGGATCGTCACGACTTGCCGTCGCTGAAGGTCCCCGACGGCGTCCCCGGACGATTCTCCGCCCTGTCGGCGGTCGGCATGGTCGCCGCGGCCGTCTGCGGGCACGACCTCGAGGCGCTGCTCGCGGGCGCGGCCGCCGAGCGCGAGACGCTGTCGGGCTCGCTGTTCGACTGCCCGGCCTACGCCTACGGCGCGACGACCTACGCACTGGACGGGCGCGGAGCCGGGATCAACGCCGTGATGCCCTACGCGGAGTCGCTGGAGACGTCAGCGGAGTGGTTCGCCCAGCTGTGGGCCGAGAGCCTGGGGAAAGACGACCTCGGGCAGACCCCGGTGCGGGCGCTCGGCGTCACCGACCAGCACTCGCAACTCCAACTGTACCGTGCCGGCCCGCGGGACAAGCTCGTCACCTTCGTCACCACGCAGGAGCGCACGGATCGATCGATTCCGGCCACCGACGTCGAGGATCTGGCGTACCTGGGTGATGCGACGCTCGGGGAACTGCTCGAGGCCGAGTTCGAAGCCACGGAGGCCAGCCTCGCAGCCGCCGGGCGGCCGAACGTCCGCGTCGAACTCGAGCGCGTCGACGAGTACGAACTCGGCGGCCTGCTCTACGGGATGGAAGCCGCCTGCGTGCTCGCGGGCGAACTCTACGGCGTGAACACCTTCGAGCAGCCGGCCGTCGAGTGGGCGAAGAACGCGACCCGCGGGCTCCTCGGCGGCGGCGACTTCGAGGAGGCCGAGGCGGTCGCGGACAAGACGGAGCTCCGCATCGAACGGTAG
- a CDS encoding CPBP family intramembrane glutamic endopeptidase, which translates to MTETARADDAGPLASGAVPGIGTVLAGITMVAMLVPVRRGIDDPIVVAGAAFSLAAVLAFLVRRHGGLERRIGGAIAAGSSVIVVLLAGYALNQGITAPAAIPTVSVSVPIVFVAFVAAGFTAAIGVADYFGIDSTGLKRRGLQTLMLSAVGLAGLLVTPFVVVILAIPVRPLLEPLSQIETTVFTQVCMAIGTVLVTGGYLALTDRDLSFIDVRRPTLRDVAWTVGGLLVLFGTLFVISTLMQSTGVESAEHSTTQRAQDNPELMLVLVPLAILIIGPFEELLYRNVIQKSLYETFSRPGAVAVASVIFAAVHVLAYATAGLGAVIASLGTIFGLALVLGTIYERTDNLLVPALIHGVYNALLFANLYFTYG; encoded by the coding sequence ATGACCGAGACTGCACGGGCCGACGACGCCGGCCCGCTCGCGTCCGGCGCGGTTCCCGGAATCGGGACCGTTCTCGCCGGAATCACGATGGTGGCCATGCTCGTCCCCGTTCGACGCGGCATCGACGACCCGATCGTCGTCGCCGGGGCCGCGTTCTCCCTCGCCGCCGTTCTCGCCTTTCTGGTCCGACGCCACGGCGGTCTCGAGCGCCGGATCGGCGGGGCGATCGCCGCCGGCTCGAGCGTCATCGTCGTCTTGCTCGCCGGCTACGCGTTGAATCAGGGAATCACCGCACCCGCGGCTATCCCGACCGTGTCGGTGTCGGTTCCGATCGTGTTCGTCGCCTTCGTCGCCGCGGGGTTTACCGCCGCGATCGGGGTTGCGGACTACTTCGGAATCGACAGCACCGGGTTGAAACGACGGGGTCTCCAGACCCTCATGCTGTCCGCGGTCGGTCTCGCGGGGCTCCTCGTTACGCCGTTCGTGGTCGTCATCCTCGCGATTCCGGTCAGGCCGCTCCTCGAGCCGCTCTCGCAGATCGAAACCACCGTCTTCACCCAGGTCTGCATGGCTATCGGGACGGTGCTCGTCACCGGTGGGTACCTCGCGCTAACCGACCGCGACCTGTCGTTTATCGACGTCCGTCGGCCGACCCTGCGGGACGTCGCCTGGACCGTCGGTGGACTACTCGTTCTGTTCGGGACGCTGTTCGTGATCTCCACGCTCATGCAGTCGACAGGCGTGGAGAGCGCGGAGCACTCGACGACGCAGCGGGCACAGGACAATCCCGAGCTCATGCTGGTGCTGGTCCCGCTCGCGATCCTGATCATCGGTCCGTTCGAGGAACTGCTCTACCGGAACGTGATCCAGAAATCGTTGTACGAGACGTTCTCGCGGCCCGGTGCCGTCGCCGTGGCCAGCGTCATCTTCGCGGCGGTCCACGTGCTCGCGTACGCCACCGCCGGACTGGGAGCGGTGATCGCCAGCCTCGGTACCATCTTCGGGCTCGCGCTCGTCCTCGGCACGATCTACGAGCGGACCGACAACCTCCTCGTCCCGGCCCTGATCCACGGCGTGTACAACGCGCTTCTCTTCGCGAATCTCTACTTTACCTACGGGTAA
- a CDS encoding NOB1 family endonuclease has protein sequence MYVLDSSAFIHDFHTTEQTATIPLVREELEDESAYRYDAMEGSGMHIHIPNDDTTEKVERAARESGDLDVLSDTDVRLVAASFELDATLVTDDYAMQNVAEKLNVAVEVIAREGIDEQRHWQYQCQGCGREFDEEKDRCPICGSELARKNPS, from the coding sequence ATGTACGTTCTCGACTCCTCCGCTTTTATCCACGACTTTCACACGACAGAACAGACTGCAACTATCCCGCTCGTCCGCGAAGAACTCGAGGACGAGAGCGCCTATCGCTACGACGCGATGGAGGGCTCCGGGATGCACATCCACATTCCGAACGACGACACCACCGAGAAGGTCGAGCGCGCGGCGCGCGAGTCCGGCGATCTCGACGTCCTCTCGGACACCGACGTTCGGCTCGTCGCGGCGAGTTTCGAACTCGACGCCACCCTGGTGACCGACGACTACGCGATGCAAAACGTCGCGGAGAAGCTCAACGTCGCGGTCGAGGTGATCGCCCGGGAGGGCATCGACGAACAGCGCCACTGGCAGTATCAGTGTCAGGGCTGCGGCCGGGAGTTCGACGAGGAGAAGGATCGGTGTCCGATCTGCGGCTCCGAACTGGCTCGGAAGAACCCCTCGTAG
- a CDS encoding PRC-barrel domain-containing protein: protein MSDILAENLSGKSVMGSDGTELGLLYNITMDLKSGKLHDLVIEPDEELSRRAVDFDRNDGGRFLVPVNRVQAVKDYIVVQR, encoded by the coding sequence ATGAGCGATATACTCGCTGAAAACCTCTCGGGGAAGTCCGTCATGGGGTCCGACGGCACCGAGCTCGGACTGCTCTACAACATCACCATGGATCTGAAATCCGGCAAACTTCACGATCTCGTCATCGAACCCGACGAGGAACTGTCCCGGCGAGCCGTCGATTTCGACCGCAACGACGGCGGTCGATTCCTCGTTCCCGTCAACCGCGTCCAAGCGGTGAAAGACTACATCGTCGTCCAGCGCTAA
- the infB gene encoding translation initiation factor IF-2, whose amino-acid sequence MSDTDTRDPTSLRTPIVAVLGHVDHGKTSLLDKIRGSAVIEGEAGAITQHIGATAVPLDIISTIAGDLVDPDDFDLPGLLFIDTPGHHSFTTLRSRGGALADIAILVVDVNDGFQPQTLEALDILRRSETPFIVAANKIDTVPGWNPNEDSPINDTYESQSDRVRERLDESLYEIIGNLSDEGFSADLYWRVQNFQRNVGVVPVSAMTGEGVPDLLTVMMGLSQRYMKEEMEIDVAGPGVGTVLEVKEEKGFGTTIDTVLYDGTIRSDDRIVVGGQNEPIITDVRALLQPRPLAEIRTESRFEKVDEVSAATGIKIAAPELADAMAGAPVRVVRDRDVDDVVEEVQAELASIAVDTAEEGVVVKADTLGSLEAMADALDDAEVPIVRAEVGDVAPRDVSVASTAEDGKQKAILGFNVDTLEDAHQRAEIEDVEIFTDEVIYQLIEEYEEYVEGIEKAQQDTILDNITRPARFRILPDHTFRQNDPAVVGVEVNSGTIQNNANVVKFEGNEPNRVGQVKGIQEQGEDVDEARAGNRVSVAIDGPTVGRQIEEDDELWIEIPEKHAKILEQELASEIPGDELEALNMYLDKQRSRDPFWGK is encoded by the coding sequence ATGTCGGACACGGATACACGCGACCCCACATCCCTCAGAACGCCGATCGTCGCCGTCCTCGGGCACGTCGATCACGGCAAGACAAGTCTCCTCGATAAGATCCGCGGCTCCGCGGTCATCGAGGGCGAAGCAGGCGCGATCACCCAGCACATCGGCGCGACCGCCGTTCCGCTGGACATCATTTCAACGATCGCGGGCGATCTCGTCGACCCGGACGATTTCGACCTCCCCGGCCTCCTCTTTATCGACACACCGGGTCACCACTCCTTTACCACGCTCCGCTCCCGCGGGGGCGCGCTGGCCGATATCGCCATCCTCGTCGTCGACGTCAACGACGGCTTCCAGCCCCAGACGCTCGAGGCCCTGGACATCCTCCGGCGCTCGGAGACCCCCTTCATCGTCGCCGCGAACAAGATCGACACCGTTCCCGGGTGGAACCCCAACGAGGACTCCCCGATCAACGACACCTACGAGTCCCAGTCCGATCGCGTGCGCGAGCGCCTCGACGAGAGCCTCTACGAGATCATCGGCAACCTCTCCGACGAGGGGTTCTCCGCCGACCTCTACTGGCGGGTCCAGAACTTCCAACGCAACGTCGGCGTCGTCCCCGTCTCGGCGATGACCGGCGAAGGGGTCCCCGACCTCCTGACCGTCATGATGGGCCTCTCCCAGCGCTACATGAAAGAGGAGATGGAGATCGACGTCGCCGGCCCCGGCGTCGGGACCGTCCTCGAGGTCAAAGAGGAGAAAGGGTTCGGGACCACGATCGACACGGTACTGTACGACGGGACGATCCGATCGGACGATCGGATCGTCGTCGGCGGACAGAACGAGCCCATCATCACCGACGTCCGCGCGCTGCTTCAGCCGCGGCCGCTGGCCGAAATCCGAACCGAGAGCCGGTTCGAGAAAGTCGACGAGGTGTCGGCCGCGACCGGGATCAAGATCGCCGCGCCCGAGCTCGCCGACGCGATGGCCGGCGCGCCGGTCCGGGTCGTTCGCGACCGCGACGTCGACGATGTCGTCGAGGAAGTGCAGGCCGAGCTCGCGAGTATCGCCGTCGACACCGCCGAGGAAGGGGTCGTCGTCAAGGCCGACACCCTCGGGAGCCTCGAGGCGATGGCCGACGCGTTAGACGACGCGGAGGTACCGATCGTCCGCGCGGAAGTCGGCGACGTCGCCCCGCGCGACGTCTCGGTGGCGTCGACCGCCGAGGACGGGAAGCAGAAGGCTATTCTCGGGTTCAACGTCGACACCCTCGAAGACGCCCACCAGCGCGCGGAGATCGAGGACGTCGAGATCTTCACCGACGAGGTCATCTACCAGCTCATCGAGGAGTACGAGGAGTACGTCGAGGGGATCGAGAAGGCCCAGCAGGACACCATCCTCGACAACATCACCCGGCCCGCCCGGTTCCGGATCCTCCCGGATCACACCTTCCGCCAGAACGACCCCGCGGTCGTCGGTGTCGAAGTCAATTCGGGGACGATCCAGAACAACGCGAACGTCGTCAAGTTCGAAGGCAACGAGCCCAACCGCGTCGGCCAGGTCAAGGGCATTCAGGAACAGGGCGAGGACGTCGACGAGGCCCGCGCGGGCAACCGCGTCTCCGTCGCCATCGACGGCCCCACCGTCGGCCGCCAGATCGAGGAGGACGACGAACTCTGGATCGAGATCCCCGAGAAACACGCGAAGATCCTCGAGCAGGAACTCGCGAGCGAGATCCCCGGCGACGAACTCGAGGCGCTGAACATGTACCTCGACAAGCAGCGCAGTCGGGACCCCTTCTGGGGGAAGTAA
- a CDS encoding cyclophilin-like family protein produces MSDLSVTVGERDLEAVWTDDAPDTRAALEDALPVAGDAVRWGDELYFDLALDAPPENAREVVPEGAIAYWPAGEKLCLFWGETPASEDGEPRAAAPVTVVALVTETDPLADLEGGARIRLERTDE; encoded by the coding sequence ATGAGCGACCTATCCGTTACCGTGGGAGAGCGCGACCTCGAGGCCGTCTGGACCGACGACGCGCCCGACACGCGGGCCGCGCTCGAGGATGCGCTGCCCGTGGCGGGCGACGCCGTCCGCTGGGGCGACGAACTCTACTTCGATCTCGCGCTCGACGCGCCGCCGGAGAATGCTCGGGAAGTCGTTCCCGAGGGCGCGATCGCCTACTGGCCGGCCGGGGAGAAACTGTGTCTCTTCTGGGGCGAAACGCCGGCCAGCGAGGACGGCGAGCCCCGCGCCGCCGCACCCGTGACCGTCGTCGCGCTGGTCACTGAGACGGACCCGCTCGCGGATCTCGAGGGCGGAGCGCGGATTCGTCTCGAGCGGACGGACGAGTAA
- a CDS encoding PH domain-containing protein yields MASHDRRAHVEISEPDIGFQAGFGFYLGIVVTGIVAVAGVVADASTATLLGVLPSTVTAVAIVGHIYAKRAYGLPERIGRSRWRRLACYAPAVAFVALLFIPSIDTSAPLVTATIVFALLTAISGFGLEQMAKNRYLDAITADDPAATWTCYKTGIRNNERVMTVFMIATIVLGLGMAWTGSVFGLLWAVYGTVFLLSIHSDFGDDWYDFDPSDRWNPPDISAHQVGLLIDKSYRKSLVPWDAIDDVRLTDDELVLERRRFGRWSRLFDIRCDRSGIEDPEGVAAALERVRRRAETHTASPIETTD; encoded by the coding sequence GTGGCATCGCACGACCGACGCGCCCACGTCGAGATTAGCGAGCCCGATATCGGCTTCCAGGCCGGCTTCGGGTTCTATCTCGGGATCGTCGTCACCGGGATCGTAGCGGTCGCAGGGGTGGTCGCCGACGCGTCCACCGCGACGCTGCTCGGCGTCCTGCCGAGTACGGTGACGGCCGTCGCGATCGTCGGCCACATTTACGCGAAACGCGCGTATGGCCTCCCGGAGCGAATCGGTCGGAGCAGGTGGCGACGCCTCGCCTGCTACGCGCCGGCGGTGGCGTTCGTAGCCCTGTTGTTTATTCCTTCGATCGATACCTCTGCCCCACTCGTCACCGCCACGATCGTCTTCGCCCTCCTGACCGCCATCTCGGGGTTCGGACTCGAGCAAATGGCCAAAAACCGCTACCTCGATGCGATCACGGCGGACGACCCGGCCGCGACCTGGACGTGCTACAAGACCGGCATCCGGAATAACGAACGCGTAATGACCGTGTTCATGATCGCAACGATCGTCCTCGGGCTCGGGATGGCGTGGACCGGGAGCGTATTCGGCCTGCTGTGGGCGGTGTACGGAACCGTCTTTTTGCTCTCGATACACTCCGATTTCGGCGACGACTGGTACGATTTCGACCCGAGCGACCGGTGGAACCCGCCGGACATCAGCGCCCACCAGGTCGGCCTCCTCATCGACAAATCGTACCGGAAGTCGCTCGTCCCGTGGGACGCGATCGACGACGTTCGACTGACCGACGACGAACTCGTCCTCGAGCGACGTCGGTTCGGTCGCTGGTCGCGGTTGTTCGACATCCGCTGTGACCGATCCGGAATCGAGGACCCCGAGGGCGTGGCGGCGGCCCTCGAGCGGGTTCGACGTCGAGCGGAGACGCACACGGCGTCGCCCATCGAAACGACGGACTGA
- the pyrG gene encoding glutamine hydrolyzing CTP synthase, with protein sequence MPTESDTHYDPSLGNKFIFVTGGVMSGLGKGITAASTGRLLKNAGFDVTAVKIDPYLNVDAGTMNPYQHGEVYVLEDGGEVDLDLGNYERFLDIDMTSDHNITTGKTYQHVIEKERAGDYLGKTVQIIPHITDDIKRRIREAAEGTDVCIIEVGGTVGDIEGMPYLEALRQFAHEEPEENVLFTHVTLVPYSKNGEQKTKPTQHSVKEVRSIGLQPDVIVGRCEDRLDPKTKEKIALFCDIPTEAVFSNPDVEDVYHVPLMVEDEGLDQYVLEHFGLDDEALPEGQRTNEWRDIVTTEKTGEIDIALVGKYDLEDAYMSIHESLKHAGFEVGSDVNVHWVAADELSEGHDGQLEDVDGIIVPGGFGMRGSEGKIEAVRYARENDVPFLGLCLGFQMAVVEYARNVLGLEGAHSAEMEEDTPHPVIDILPEQYEVEDMGGTMRLGEHTTVIEPETLAYELYGDTSCSERHRHRYEVNPEYFDAFEDEPLVFSGTAGNRMEILELEDHPFFFGTQFHPEYTSRPGQPSPPFLGLVEAVLEQAADEDEAADADADAETEVTH encoded by the coding sequence ATGCCGACGGAATCGGACACTCATTATGACCCCTCGCTGGGGAACAAGTTCATCTTCGTCACCGGCGGCGTCATGTCGGGGCTCGGCAAGGGGATCACGGCCGCGAGCACCGGCCGGCTCCTCAAAAACGCCGGGTTCGACGTCACCGCGGTGAAGATCGATCCGTACCTGAACGTCGACGCGGGGACGATGAACCCCTATCAGCACGGGGAAGTCTACGTCCTCGAGGACGGCGGCGAGGTCGACCTCGATCTCGGGAACTACGAACGGTTCCTCGACATCGACATGACCTCGGACCACAACATCACGACGGGCAAGACCTACCAGCACGTCATCGAGAAGGAGCGGGCCGGCGACTACCTGGGCAAGACGGTCCAGATCATTCCTCACATTACCGACGACATCAAGCGTCGGATCCGCGAGGCCGCGGAGGGAACCGACGTCTGTATCATCGAAGTCGGCGGCACCGTCGGTGACATCGAGGGAATGCCCTACCTCGAGGCCCTGCGCCAGTTCGCCCACGAGGAACCCGAGGAGAACGTACTCTTCACGCACGTCACCCTCGTTCCGTACTCGAAGAACGGCGAGCAGAAGACCAAACCGACCCAGCACTCGGTCAAGGAGGTCCGCTCGATCGGCCTCCAGCCCGACGTGATCGTCGGCCGCTGTGAGGACCGACTCGACCCGAAGACCAAGGAGAAGATCGCGCTGTTCTGTGACATTCCCACGGAAGCGGTGTTCTCCAACCCCGACGTCGAGGACGTCTATCACGTCCCGCTGATGGTCGAGGACGAGGGGCTCGACCAGTACGTCCTCGAGCACTTCGGCCTCGACGACGAGGCGCTCCCCGAGGGCCAGCGAACGAACGAGTGGCGCGACATCGTCACCACCGAGAAGACCGGCGAGATCGACATCGCGCTGGTCGGCAAGTACGACCTCGAGGACGCGTACATGTCGATTCACGAGTCGCTGAAACACGCCGGCTTCGAGGTCGGCAGCGACGTCAACGTCCACTGGGTTGCGGCCGACGAATTGAGCGAGGGCCACGACGGCCAACTCGAGGACGTGGACGGAATCATCGTCCCCGGCGGCTTCGGCATGCGCGGCTCGGAGGGCAAGATCGAGGCCGTCCGCTACGCCCGCGAGAACGACGTCCCCTTCCTCGGGCTCTGTCTGGGCTTCCAGATGGCCGTCGTCGAGTACGCGCGGAACGTGCTGGGCCTCGAGGGCGCTCACTCCGCGGAGATGGAGGAGGACACGCCACACCCCGTCATCGACATCCTGCCCGAACAGTACGAGGTCGAGGACATGGGCGGGACGATGCGGCTGGGCGAACACACGACCGTAATCGAGCCAGAGACGTTGGCCTACGAGCTCTACGGCGACACCTCGTGCTCGGAACGGCACCGCCACCGATACGAGGTCAACCCCGAATACTTCGACGCCTTCGAGGACGAACCGCTCGTCTTCTCCGGCACTGCGGGCAACCGGATGGAGATCCTCGAACTCGAGGACCACCCGTTCTTCTTCGGGACGCAGTTCCACCCCGAGTACACGTCCCGACCCGGGCAACCGAGCCCGCCGTTCCTCGGGCTCGTCGAGGCCGTCCTCGAGCAGGCCGCCGATGAGGACGAGGCCGCGGACGCAGACGCCGACGCAGAAACGGAGGTAACCCACTGA
- the guaA gene encoding glutamine-hydrolyzing GMP synthase has translation MVDTETFVPDAVAEISDEIGDANAVIALSGGVDSSVAAALAYEAIGDRLTPVYVDTGLMRKGETDQIRETFDYMESLRIVDAKDRFLEALGGTTDPEEKREIIGEQFIREFEREAKDADADYLVQGTIYPDRIESEGGIKSHHNVGGLPDVVDFEGIVEPVRDLYKDEVREVARHLGLDELVAERMPFPGPGLAVRIIGEITAEKLEVAREANHVVEEELEEYEPWQALAAVIGKATGVKGDNRVHGWVVSVRSVESRDGMTARAQEIDWDTLQRIQSRITGSHENVARVVYDVTHKPPATIEYE, from the coding sequence ATGGTAGACACCGAGACGTTCGTTCCGGACGCAGTTGCAGAGATCAGCGACGAAATCGGCGACGCGAACGCCGTCATCGCCCTGTCGGGCGGCGTCGACTCCTCGGTCGCCGCCGCCCTGGCCTACGAGGCCATCGGCGACCGACTCACGCCCGTCTACGTCGACACCGGGTTGATGCGGAAGGGCGAGACCGACCAGATTCGCGAAACCTTCGACTACATGGAGTCGCTGCGGATCGTCGACGCGAAAGACCGCTTCCTCGAGGCGCTGGGCGGAACCACCGACCCCGAAGAGAAACGCGAGATTATCGGCGAGCAGTTCATTCGGGAGTTCGAGCGCGAGGCCAAAGACGCGGACGCGGACTACCTCGTCCAGGGGACGATCTACCCCGACCGCATCGAGAGCGAGGGCGGGATCAAGTCCCACCACAACGTCGGCGGCCTCCCCGACGTCGTCGACTTCGAGGGCATCGTCGAACCCGTTCGCGACCTCTACAAGGACGAGGTCCGCGAGGTCGCACGCCACCTCGGACTCGACGAACTCGTCGCCGAGCGGATGCCGTTCCCCGGCCCCGGACTGGCCGTGCGGATCATCGGCGAGATCACCGCAGAGAAACTCGAGGTCGCTCGCGAGGCCAACCACGTCGTCGAGGAGGAACTCGAGGAGTACGAGCCCTGGCAGGCGCTCGCGGCCGTCATCGGCAAGGCGACGGGCGTGAAAGGCGATAACCGCGTCCACGGCTGGGTCGTCTCCGTGCGCTCGGTCGAATCGCGGGACGGCATGACCGCCCGCGCCCAGGAGATCGACTGGGACACCCTCCAGCGCATCCAGTCCCGAATCACGGGCTCCCACGAGAACGTCGCCCGCGTCGTCTACGACGTGACCCACAAACCGCCCGCGACCATCGAGTACGAATGA
- a CDS encoding DUF7126 family protein — translation MSPSTTAVVAGPDEDGIGVALEDEGVEVSRIDGVISRPQLEEAGVVEADLYVLTDVGQATTIPIVCDLNEDVRTVVYARRTVPEFVKGQLDIAIDPQLMDATVVADELVD, via the coding sequence ATGAGCCCGAGCACGACCGCAGTCGTCGCCGGGCCCGACGAGGACGGCATCGGGGTCGCGCTCGAGGACGAGGGCGTCGAGGTGAGCCGGATCGACGGCGTCATCTCCCGCCCGCAACTCGAGGAGGCGGGGGTCGTCGAGGCGGACCTGTACGTCCTGACCGACGTCGGGCAGGCGACGACGATTCCGATCGTCTGCGACCTGAACGAGGACGTGCGGACCGTCGTCTACGCCCGCCGGACCGTCCCCGAGTTCGTCAAAGGGCAACTGGATATCGCGATCGATCCGCAGTTGATGGACGCGACCGTCGTCGCCGACGAACTCGTCGACTGA
- a CDS encoding 5-formyltetrahydrofolate cyclo-ligase: MRSTGVIDVDTSDGGDGGDVDKEAIRECVWDDLEESGVARFPFPPHGRIPNFAGASEAADRLAEQPEWEAATTIKANPDAPQLPVRRRALREGKTVYMAVPRLRDEECFLKLDPDELEDYDAATTVSGSSKHGEQVGPDEIDRVDLIVSGSVAITDDGGRIGKGEGYSDLEYAVLRELGLVDDSTPVATTIHERQLIDEPVAIGRHDVAMDLVVTPERVRRHDDSDQPSGIDWSLLTAERLEEIPVLRALRDR, translated from the coding sequence ATGCGGTCGACGGGGGTGATTGACGTGGACACTTCTGACGGTGGTGACGGGGGCGACGTCGACAAGGAGGCGATCCGCGAGTGCGTCTGGGACGACCTCGAGGAGAGCGGCGTCGCCCGGTTTCCGTTTCCGCCCCACGGCCGAATTCCGAACTTCGCCGGCGCGAGCGAGGCCGCCGACCGATTGGCCGAGCAACCCGAGTGGGAGGCGGCGACGACGATCAAAGCCAATCCCGACGCGCCACAGCTCCCCGTTCGGCGGCGAGCGCTCCGCGAGGGAAAGACGGTCTACATGGCCGTGCCGCGACTGCGAGACGAGGAGTGCTTCCTGAAGCTCGATCCCGACGAGCTCGAGGACTACGACGCGGCGACCACGGTTTCCGGCTCGTCGAAACACGGCGAACAGGTCGGACCGGACGAGATCGACCGCGTCGACCTGATCGTCTCCGGCAGCGTCGCGATCACCGACGACGGCGGTCGGATCGGCAAGGGGGAGGGGTACAGCGACCTCGAGTACGCCGTGCTCAGGGAACTCGGACTCGTCGACGACTCGACGCCGGTCGCGACGACGATTCACGAGCGCCAGCTGATCGACGAGCCGGTCGCGATCGGACGCCACGACGTCGCGATGGATCTCGTCGTCACGCCCGAGCGGGTGAGACGACACGACGACAGCGACCAGCCGTCCGGGATCGACTGGAGCCTGCTCACGGCCGAGCGACTCGAGGAGATTCCAGTACTCCGGGCGCTTCGAGACCGATAG